The genomic stretch TGCTCTAAAACCAAGGCGTTGGCGCAGCGTGTTTTGATCGAGATTTTCAAGCATTTGATCGGCTCACTGCATCAGCTTGTTCCAAAACTGATCTGATGCGTTCATCATGGCATACGAGGATCAGGACGTGGCGGGCTCGGCTGCACGCGACATAAAGATCGGCGGACGTGAAGCCTGCGCCCAATGCAGCCAGATCGTAGACGATGACGACGTCTGCCTCGAGCCCCTTGAATGAGCGCGCGGTTGTGCAAAGTACGCCCTTGCCGGTTCGCCATTCAGATGCAGATGTAACGATGCTTGTACCGCTGACCTCGCTTAGCCCCTTCAGACTACTCCGCTCTTTAGCAGCAGGGCCGATGAGAACAATCTGATGAGGTGCAAGGTGCTCAACTTCGAGCATCCGACGCAATTCATTCGCAACAAGACCTGCCTGTTGAGTTGGCGCAGTCGCGCGGAGCATGCGCACGTCGACGCCAACGGGCGCGCCCGCTGGAGAGAGCGTTTCAATGGGCACGAGATTGGCGCTTAGCCGCGCGATCCGCTTGGTATTGCGGCAGTTGACGTTGAGTGCATAGCGTGCAGGAAACTCGAACGGTGGAGGACTGGCACTGGCTCGAAGGCTCTGCGCCAAATCCATGAAGACGAAAATTGCCCCATCCTCACCGTCTTTAACGAGAGGGAACAGTGCGTACCACCAAAGTTCGGCAAAATCTTGGGCCTCGTCGACAACAAGAGCACCGTAACGCGGTTCCCCGATCGCAACGAGGCTTGCTACGGCCCGCTCGAGAATCGACGCTGCATCCTCATCCCAGAATTGACGTGCCTTGGCTTGATCGGTAGGGACTTCGAATGGCAGACCGACCTCCTTCGCCAGTTCAGCGGCCAGCGAATGGAAGTGATAGACGTCAATGAGTTTGGCGATTTCGGCGCGGCTCGGATCGGCGCCAAGTTGCTCGCGCAGCCATTGAGCAAGTTCCTTGTTGTAGCACACAAACAGACATCGGATGCCTTGGCGTGCGGATGCTAAAGCGCGTTCCATCGCCAGTAATGTCTTGCCTGAGCCGGCTACGCCTTCGATGAGCAATTGCTTGTTCGCAAACAGGCCGTGGAAGGCGAGTGCCTGATTTTCAGTAAGTTCGAGCAGTTTTTCGCGACCGGCTTCGATCTGGGGCGACAGTGGTCGCACGATCTGAAAGCGCGGCATCAAAACGTCGAGCATCTCAATGAATTCGGTGCGCTCAAGCTTGCCAGCCTTCCCTGGAAATGCGGTGAAGGCTTTTTCGATCATCCGCTCAAGTTCAGGCATACGGTCGACGTCGATGAGGATTTGATCAGCGACATCGAGTGGCAAAAGTCCTTTTGCCCGTCCATGCGGAAAGACCACGGCGTACGCATAGACATATTTGCTGGGAGGGAGCCGACCACCGGTGCGCTCTTCCACAGCGTTAGTTAGCGCATGCATATTGCGCCTTGCCTGATCGAATGGGTTAGTGATTCTGCGCTCGCCTTTGGCCAGTTTGCGAAACCATTGATGGCCGCGGGCGAACATCTCTTCACCACCCTTCACTTCGAGCACCAGCAGGCCGTACCCCGGGTGGAAGATGACGAAATCTGCTTCACCTTCGCGCAGAGGTGCGTCGACGGAATCCCGTTCGGGGCGTAGCCACGGTAGGGAATGGACTACGCGGTAGGTATTGGGAAGTTGGTCACGCAGTGCGATAAAGACATCACGCTCCGAACCGTGAACGATCTGGTCCGGTGACACATCTGGGATCATGATCGCCATGGTCAGCTATCCATATGTCGATGAAACGCACCGAGAAATTCTACTGCATCCTTGTTGACCTGCTCGGCTCGTGCAGTCGGCCGTAAAGAGGCGTACACGATGCGGTAACGATCGATTCCATTCTCTCTAACACTGGCGTTTACCAAGCCAAAGGTAACCTCACTACCGGATGATTGAAACGCCCTGCCGTCGGTCCTCCGCATTAGCATAGGAGTCTTGCTGCGCGACTCTTCCACACGCGTGAACATGTGCCATGTCCCCTTTTTAAAAGGGTATGTCTGTCCAAGCGCAGGCTTCGCGATTTCCATGGTTTCAACGTCGAGTCGAACGATAAAGCTGCCTTCTGGTGCGTCCGGAATGTCGGCAAACTCGGAGGCGGGCGGCAACTCTTGTCCCGATCCCTCTAGGTGGGATAGCGCTCGATAAACCGGCACGCCGGCGTCTGCAAAAGCAAAGGGGGCATCGTCACTGTCGCCCGCCATGGCAGCATCAAGCGCTCGTAGGACTGCCGCGGGTAGCGCACGATCCACCAGTAATTGGTCGAGGTAGCGGTCGGTGGGTTTACTTCCCCGCGCGAAAGCTCGTTGTGAACCCGGTTGTTCTCGAATGAGAGGGTGACTGATAACCAGCGTACGCCCGTCGTACTCCGGCAAGGTCAGCGTGCCGTCTGGACCTCGCACAACAGTCTTGCCAGCATCAATTAAGTCAGTCTCTAGCATGTCCAAAAGCCGATCTTCAACGTGCTCCGGGACCCAAGGCCGCTCCCCATAAAGAATGTGGCGCAGAAATGTCGCTCCAAGGTGTCGGTCGAGATCGGCGTGATCCCAGCGGTTCTTGTGCGAGCGCAAACAGGCATAGCAGGAGGCTGAGCACTCACAGGTTTCGAGTATTGCTAATGCTCGCGTAAGCAGTTTACCTGGATCACGTGCTGCCGACCGGACGAAGCCGGCACCGCCCGGTGCCGTGTCGTAGAGGAATACTTCTACCTCACTACCACGCGCGCCCCCCTCATTGAGTGCGGGGCGATGGCCGCCTCCAATATCCGCCACGTCAATGTCTAACAGATCAGCTGCCGCAATGCTTAGCGCTTCGGCAATCGTCGTTAGCACGATGCGGCCTGCGGTCGAACCCGCGGGGACCTGAAGTTCTGGCGATAGCCGGAACGAAAATAACGCGATATCGGTCAGGAAGTCATGACCGAGTACGATGGCTCGTTTGTACCCGGCACACATTTCTGGTTGTTTGCCATAGTTAGGATAGGGGCGGCGGTGCTGCGGCTTCGTTAGCTGACCCTCGGTCCAACCGGTCGGTTCCGTCCTGCCACATGCCGGACAGTAGTGGAAGCCGGTTTCCAGACTTCCCGCTTTGCGAACACCCAAGTTCGTCACCATCAATGTTTGCTTGGATGCCCACGCAGCAAAACCACTGCCGTCTGGGCGCTCGAGTTTCCCCAATTCCTGCTCCTGCTCGAACTGAGGCGCGCTAAGCTTCGCACGTGTCGGACGGGTCGAAAGTGGTGTTTCGGCACCGGCTAGCTCGGCCGGTTCATCGTAAGGGTGAGCGAACCCAACCGGGACGATCCAACTCTCTGCGGGTCCCATTCCGGCCTTTTTCTTGCAGGCCGGGCAGTCCTCAGTATCGCCGCGACGGTGTGTGTCGTCGGGTTCCTCGAGCTTTGCGTACCCACAGCGACTACATTCGTAGTAGAGCTTCTGAGCACGATAGGCGTTAATTCGGTCCTTCTGAAATGACGAGTAAATCGCCATCGAGCGGAACTTTCGGCCGTCGACCCAGACCTCGCGCCCGGGGGCATATTGGCTCAGCGCCTGGGTTAGGCCAGATTGAGGGGAATATATGATGTCGGCGCGATAAGAAGTGCTGGATGGATCGAATACTGAGAAGGAAACGACATCCGTCGGGAACGCATAGCGGGGCAGCACTGCCTTGGCGAAAAGTCGGTCCAGCAGATTCTGAGGTTGCAATGGAGCTTCGGGGTTTGCGTCCGCGTTCTGGTGCGCTTTTTCGGCTGTGTTGTCCGAAGGAACACCACCCATATCGCCATCGTCACCATAGTCGTCGATGCCAAAGTCGAAGACCGGCCCTTCTTCCGCCGCTATGACGGGACTCGCTGCGACGAGATCGACCGCCTTCTCGCCTGCACCTACCGAGTCGAGTGCCCGCAAAAGTTCTTGTGGCAAGGACGAGAAGAAAAGCTCAGGATCTTCTTCGACTGCCTCTGGCGGAATAACGTCGCGAAGAGCGGCGTCGACGAATGCGGCGTTAGTCGCCAGCCACGCTTTCAGGCCTGAAAACGTAAAGCCATCAGGGTCGGGAAGGCGAAATTCTGATAGTTTGCCAAGCGACTCGAAGATGTTTGAGGCTTGGGCGTCACCATCTGCCTCTGGCATTTCAATCCGTTCTTGCTGGAATAGCGACAGCATTAGCGCGAATGCATGGCGCTGTACGATTTCTCGATTGTCGAGATTCAGAACCGGATCAGGAACGGGCCCTCCGACCATCGCTTGGGGCGCCGCGAAAAAGCGCTGGTCGTGGCTATCGGAGCCGGCAAACGTCACTACGGTCGAAAGGGAGGAACCTCGGCGTCCGGCTCGACCAGCTCGCTGTTGATAGTTAGCGCGTCCTGGAGGCACGTTGCGCAGAGCGACAGCCGTGAGACTACCGATATCGATGCCCACCTCCATCGTGGTCGTACAACTTAGCACATCTACCGCACCTGCACGCTCACCGCGTGGACCCGGGACGTCGAGGTCTTGGAAGCGCAACTCGTACCACTCCGCCCGCGAGAAAGCCTGATCTTGACCTGCGTCGTTCAGTTGAGCCGTGTGTTCTTCGGCAACGAAGGGATAAGGTACATAGCCTTGATCGTTTTCTGCCTCGAGCCGTTCAACCAGTTTGCGATAGAGGTACTTTCGAGTACGAAAAACCGTGTCTTTACGCGGATCGAGTAGCGCGGTTTGTTTTCCGCATTGGATGCAGGTCCCGCCCATCAGCAGATTCTCGGGTTGCGCCAACGTGCAATGGCCGCAGCGACGCCACCTGACTTCCTGCTCCGGTCGCAGCCGGACCTTGGCGGCATTCACAAAGAAGCCTTCCGCATTTTCGTTCTGTGCAAATGTATCGGTTAAGAAATCGATCCAACTTGCTCCTGGTTTTGCATTCTTACTGAATTGTGCGCGATGCCACCTTGCCCCGAAGAGCTTTTCAAATAAGCCGGTCTGGCGGCCGCTGCTCCTCTTGATCTGTGGACCTTCTCGTGAATCGATCCACTCGCTGGGCGTACCCTCCAGCATGACCGACCCGGTGGACAGCGACAGAGCGATCCATAGATCGAGCAGCGCGCGACGCTTCTCTTCGTCGGTTCCTCCGCCGGCAGGAGGTGCATCCAACGTATTGAGGCGCTTAATCTGGTTCTCGGTCAGAAGTGCCTGCGGAGCAGCAAGTGCAAGCGGCAACAATCCGGTGTGCCGGTTGGACAATACACGCGTGAGTGGCGCACGCACGGACTGTACACGCGTCTTGTTTAGCGTCGCGGCCAATTCCCGAAACTCGCCAAGATCTCCATGATCTTTGACAAAGTTGCGCACCTTGCGCAGATCGCGGGCGAACTCCTCATGTTCGGAACCAGGCAGACGGAAGTTCACGTCGAACTTGGCGCATGCATACAGGATCGCTGGATAGGCATACCCGAGGGCGATGGGTTCATCGAAACGCTGTTCGAGCATCTTCAGGCCGGACAGGAGAAGGGGGCGTATGCTGTCCTGAAGAGAGAAGTCTTTGAGTTTTCCCGATAGTCTGGAAGCCGCTTGACGACCATCGGAAAATATTAAAGATTTACGCCCTTTAAGCGGTGAAACGGCTTCAGGGCGCGCAGGTTGGTCCAGCAGTTGGACGCTAATCAGTTCCTGAAATGGCTCATCGCCTTTGGTCTGGTGATTCATGACCTGCGAACCGTTTCCTTCGCAGTGTGGGCACTTCTCGAAATGCCCAGGTTCCACATTTTTTGTTGGGCGTGGGAGCCAGATTTGGCGAGCACTTGTGGATTGCGTACCGACACGCCCGGTCAAGGGATCGAGGAAAGCGGTAGTGCAATATTTGTCGGCATCGAAGCCCGGATCCTCCAGCAGGATCTGCACGGGACGGACGACGCCATCAACGTCCTCGAGGTCGCCGACGTCTTCTGCCCATAAAAAGTCGGGCTGGGCGGGGTTGAGTGCGTAGGCCTGGAAATAAGCGACCCCACAATCGCGACATGTGTGGACTTCAAACACGCGCGCGCGGCATCCACATTCCCGCGTCGATTGCGGATAGAGCATGCCAGTAGGACCGGGTCGGATATTGGCAGGCAACTTTGAGCAAGCGACGTCGGCGCAGCCCCAAAGGCCCGGAAGGCCACGAAAGAAGGCATGCACTCGCGCGGCGAGCAGGGGTTGGCCTTCAGGTTCTGCCTTTGCGTAGGATGCGAGTTCGAGCAGGGCATCTGTCGCGGGGACATGGATACTGGCAGGAATGTCATGCTCGAAGAGCAAGGCGCCAATCTCATTGATCGCGATTGGAGATCGAGGAGTCAAGGTGGTTTCGTCTTCCCTCGTTTCCGCGCCGCTGGTAAGGTTCACGAGCCTTCCGACTATGGGGAGATCCTTCAGGGCTGCGTGGACTGCACGCTGCAAGCCGTCGCGAATGACCTTTTGCTGACCATCTATTACCATCAGATCGGGTTTGTCTGCCGAGCGTCCAATACTGATGCCGTCAACAGCGGTGATCTCGTTGATTAAGAGAAAGGAAGATGTTGTTTCGATCTGACCGTGTGCAGGTACAGTGACGGTTTCCTCGACGGGATTTAGCATCGCGTCGAGGCCGTTCAGAGTTATCCTTTTGACGTCTGATGCAGCAGACGCGAGGGCAAATCGCTCCGCGGTGAGCACCTCGCGCCGGAAGGTTAGGAGAGGTCGAAGGGCATCGATACGGTGCGCAGAATCGACATCCTTGAGCCGCTTTATGTCGCATGCTGCGAGTGCAGTTGCAAGAGGCAAATCGCCGGACCCCGACGGACGTCGGGCGAACTTTTTTCCTCGAAGAACTTCTATCGTGTCGGCTTCGCGGCCGACCAGGTCACCGATGAAGTTCCGTGCAGCCTCTCCATCGGCAAAGGAAGCGCTAGTGGCTATCACCTGCATGCGGTCGGGCGCCAGACCGAGCCTATTGCGGAGCCGGCGAATAAGGAGCGCGACTTCGGTGCCGCTCGCGCCTCGATAGAGGTGTGCCTCGTCAAGGACGAAAAGCAATCGCTCATCTGGATGACTCTCGAAGTATGCCTTGGTGCGTTCGAAGATTGGACGCTCGATCGGTCTCAAGAGCATGTACTCGAGCATCGAATAGTTCGTAATCAAAAGATCGGGCGCCTGATCTTGCACCTCATGCCGCAGTAAGAGTTCCGCATCCTCGGGGCGCTCGATTGCACGTTGGAATCGTTGGTCGGGGCCGACCCAGCGTTTGCCGCTACCGAGCCATGCTGTCATGCCATTTTCGAGACCATCATCACCAGGCTTAGCAGGCCAGCGCCCGAGCGAGCGCAGTTCGCGTATTTGCGACGCGATGGCTTCGTCAGTTTGCGCCCCGCGTTCGAGGTCTCGATAGAAGTTGAGACTCTTCAGGCGTTGCTTATTGCGCTCTTCTGTTCGTTGGCCTGGGTAGAGCGAGCGCCCCGTGTATCGGGCGAACTTTGCGGGTCTGCCCGCATGCTCGGTGAACCAATGACGTACTGCCGGTGCTCCCAGGAGTTTCCGGAGCCGCCCCAACTGGTCATTTACCAGCGCGTTCATGGGGTACAAGATGATCGAGCGAACAGCACGCTCGGCGAATTGTTCGGGTTTGCTGGCGGCTTCGTTTGCCAACTTCATCAAAATCGGCAAAAGAAACGTTTCGGTCTTGCCCGACCCCGTGCCGGTAGTCGCCAATACACTACGAGCAGATGAGCCAGCGATGATCTCAAGGGCGTCCGCCTGGTGATCATAGGGAGGGTCAAAAACCAGCCTGCCTCCCTCTGCGGTGCCGAGATGACTCAGAAAGTCACGGGCCTGATGCGGTATTGCGAGATCCGCAAACTTCCGTCTCCCCTGGTAAATCGGGGTGCTCTCCACATAAGCTTGCTGAGAGATCGTGCCTTGCTCGTCGAGAATAGCGCGGCGGAGATCAACAAGGCTCGGGTTTGAGATATGGTAGGTCGCTTCAATATACGCGCTCAACGCACGATGAAGATTTTTTAGTTCGCTAAACATTTTGGCCCTCGGATGCGGGCAATCGCCCGCAATGTCCGCAACGGGTTGCAAATGGCGATCTGGCTCCCAGCCGTCGTGCCCCCGTCGCGTTCTATTTGATTTACTGTCAGCTAACCCCGTAGACGGAACTTTGACCACGACTCGGTGACGCAAAGCCGCGCGTGAAAGTGCGCAAAATTTGGCCCGAGAGTTCCCGCGGCTATATTACAGCTTCTTGGGCGCCTGTAGATTCGTGGCGAAATCATTTCCAAAAGAGCGCGGACGCTCGCCGTCTAGATGCCGTCGTTCGGGGTTTTGTAGTCAGCTGGTGATGTCAGGAATGCCTCGATGTCAGCGGAACGCCAACCTACTGAGCGAACGCCGAGCCGGACAGGCGGTGGAAAGGTTCCAGATTTGATCCGTCCGTAGATGGTTGAGCGGGATAAGCCCGTTTCCCTTTCGACTTCCGGTCGGCGCATGATCGCCGTAGGCGCTCGTCGCTTCGGTTCTTCCATCGCTTTCCTGTGCGCGGCCTGTGATGAGGTGTCGGGTGGGTGTTGAACCTCCTCAATCGCACTGCGGCTGCTTGCCGACAATCCGAGGCCGATCAACATTACTGCAAGCTCGTCTCCGGCGGCACGCCACCGTGCGAACGCTTCGCAGTAGGCGCGCAGGGAGTCTCCATCAACGAAGTCCAGTACGCCAGCATCAGATAACTGCTTGGCGACGGTGGGCCAAAGTGCGAGTGCCAGGGGAGAGAGTCGGGCCAATGCTTTTGCATCGGCAGCACGTGAATCGATTCGGCTTCGATCCGCGCCTCGAAGACGCGCTGCTTTGTGCGCAGTTTGGACGGGTACATGGGTTCGTTCCCTCATGTCAGCCTCCTTTCAGGCGTCATGCCGTTTAATGCACAATATCGGCACCTGTAGTCCAAGACAACTCTCCAGTGCGATGGCGTCCATTACCGAACGAGGACCATATCAGTGGCGTGCCCAGGTGCGACGCCGGGGGCACGCGTCTCAAAGCAAGACGTTTGCTACGAAAGCTGAAGCTGAATCTTGGGCCAACATGATTGAGTCCGAGATGGCTTGGGGCGCATGGGTCAGCCGAGGTAAGGCGAAGACCGCCACACTCTGTCAAGCCTTGAGGCGCTACGAGACGGAAATATCGCGCAGGAAAAGAGGTTCAGTCCAAGAAGCGTCCGTTCTCAAAATCTGGATGGAGACGGCACTGGCCAAGTGTCCACTGGTCGCGATCCGCACTTTGGACATAGCTAAACTGCGAGACGAGTGGCTGGAGGCCTACAAGCCTGCCACTGTCCTGCGGCGATTGGCCGTGTTGTCGCATGTGTTCAGTGTGGCTCGTAAGGAATGGGGAATGGAAAGCCTACCCAACCCGGTGGAACTGGTGCGCAAGCCGGAACCGGGCGATACCCGTACTCGACGCTTGGTTGCGGAGGTACATCTCGAGACGGCTGAACGCGTCCGTAACCCCGATCGACGGGCACAAGATGGAGAACTCGACCGGGTCGTAGCAGCCAGCGAATCCGCACTCTTGCCGCCGATTGTCTGGCTGGCAGTCGAAACCGCGCTGCGTCGCGGCGAAATCGTGTCGTTGACCTGGGAGTATGTGGACCTACCGCATAGGGTGATTCATTTGCCGGCGACCGGAAACGGCACCGCTCGCGATGTGCCGCTTTCGTCACGTGCAATTGCCATCCTTCGATCCATGAAAGATCGCGGTCGCGCTAAGAAATCTGCCCCTCGTGACGGGGCGGAACGAAGCAACTTCATCTTTGACATCCGGGGCGATGCGATAACCCGAGCGTTCGAGCGGGCGGTGGCAAGGGCACGGAAGATCTACGAGGACGAATGCCGTATGGCCCGTGGGACGCCAGACGAGCGGTTCCTGGTCGATCTTCGCTTTCAAGACCTGCGTCACGAAGCGGCGTGCCGGCTAGCAACGATATTCCCTCTGCACGAGTTGGCGAGGATCACCGGCCATAAGGATCTGCGTATGTTGACGCGCTACTATCCTCAACAGGAGGAAGATTGGGCGCATAGACTTGCATGACACTCGGCGGCGAGGTGTGACACACCCAATGGCATGTGGAGCGTCAAAGTCGTCGCTGGAGCGCGTGCACATGTTCAGTCACTGCCGGCCGGCTCACGAGGCCCACGCGGATGCTGCCGCTTCCAGATCGGCAGCGGATTGCCTTCTCCCCATCGAACTTCACCCCGTGTCATCCGGCGAGCGCGTGCTGAAGTCAACACTGACAATCAGCGCGGACCGACGAAACGGCACTGTAAATGCGACAAAACACCATGCCAGACATCCGGAAGCGGCAAGAGTTAGTAGCCGCTGGAACTGGCTTTCGGTCATATCAACCACGCACTGTAATACGGGTTTGACCGAGACGATTGCGCCAACGCTTGGCACATCGGCATTTCCAATCCCCGGTTCCACGATCGGCGAGACTTGGATCAAGAACCGCGTCACACCATTCACCGCTTCCGTCAAGTCCCCCTCAATTCGAATCGAGGCGTGACCTTCACGCTCCGGAACTTGATTGCGAGGTCGGTCCGCGCGCTCAGACAGACTCGAACTCCAATTTGTGACCCGGCCATATCGATTCAGGAGTTCGCGCCGGCCGCGCCGTTGTACCTTACGCATATGGAAACATGTCTGACGACCGTACGCTCACAAATTGCCTCCGTCGGCCTCGGTGACAAGTTGACGGCGTTGGGCGAAATGAGCGTGCCGATCATGTTGATCGAATCAGCCGGCATGGCCATCAGCCGACCGCTCAACCTTTTCTGAAATGGATGCCCTACGACCAACCTGATTCCGGCTTGGTACGGCGATGACTCTATATGCAATGCTAGGCCATCACAAAGGAAACTGCTTGCCGGAGAGATGACGCTGGACTGTTTTCAGCCAACGACAATGACGAGTCAGAAAACAAAAACCGGCCTAAGTGAGCCGGTTTTTAACGAGAATTGGTGGAGCGGAGGAGGATCGAACTCCCGACCTTCGCATTGCGAACGCGACGCTCTCCCAGCTGAGCTACCGCCCCATCTGTCGCTTATGCTACCACAAGGCATGCACGTTTTGTGATCACCGTACTAGGTATCAACGTCAGGCGAACTCGGCCCATTCCGTCAACCGGCAAGCGGTGGCGATTAACCTACTTGAACGTCGACTTCTCGCCTAGGCTGGGGCGCTTGGCGTTGAGCAGCGGCTCCTCTGCCCGACCGCTCGTTTCACGACCACGCCGGGCCCCCTCATCTCCGGCCGTGGAACGCTTGGTGCATCGTTGAGGAAAGAGAAAACTGCTCAAATCGGTCTAGACGCAGTAAAATA from Paraburkholderia phymatum STM815 encodes the following:
- a CDS encoding nuclease-related domain-containing DEAD/DEAH box helicase, producing MAIMIPDVSPDQIVHGSERDVFIALRDQLPNTYRVVHSLPWLRPERDSVDAPLREGEADFVIFHPGYGLLVLEVKGGEEMFARGHQWFRKLAKGERRITNPFDQARRNMHALTNAVEERTGGRLPPSKYVYAYAVVFPHGRAKGLLPLDVADQILIDVDRMPELERMIEKAFTAFPGKAGKLERTEFIEMLDVLMPRFQIVRPLSPQIEAGREKLLELTENQALAFHGLFANKQLLIEGVAGSGKTLLAMERALASARQGIRCLFVCYNKELAQWLREQLGADPSRAEIAKLIDVYHFHSLAAELAKEVGLPFEVPTDQAKARQFWDEDAASILERAVASLVAIGEPRYGALVVDEAQDFAELWWYALFPLVKDGEDGAIFVFMDLAQSLRASASPPPFEFPARYALNVNCRNTKRIARLSANLVPIETLSPAGAPVGVDVRMLRATAPTQQAGLVANELRRMLEVEHLAPHQIVLIGPAAKERSSLKGLSEVSGTSIVTSASEWRTGKGVLCTTARSFKGLEADVVIVYDLAALGAGFTSADLYVACSRARHVLILVCHDERIRSVLEQADAVSRSNA
- a CDS encoding DEAD/DEAH box helicase gives rise to the protein MFSELKNLHRALSAYIEATYHISNPSLVDLRRAILDEQGTISQQAYVESTPIYQGRRKFADLAIPHQARDFLSHLGTAEGGRLVFDPPYDHQADALEIIAGSSARSVLATTGTGSGKTETFLLPILMKLANEAASKPEQFAERAVRSIILYPMNALVNDQLGRLRKLLGAPAVRHWFTEHAGRPAKFARYTGRSLYPGQRTEERNKQRLKSLNFYRDLERGAQTDEAIASQIRELRSLGRWPAKPGDDGLENGMTAWLGSGKRWVGPDQRFQRAIERPEDAELLLRHEVQDQAPDLLITNYSMLEYMLLRPIERPIFERTKAYFESHPDERLLFVLDEAHLYRGASGTEVALLIRRLRNRLGLAPDRMQVIATSASFADGEAARNFIGDLVGREADTIEVLRGKKFARRPSGSGDLPLATALAACDIKRLKDVDSAHRIDALRPLLTFRREVLTAERFALASAASDVKRITLNGLDAMLNPVEETVTVPAHGQIETTSSFLLINEITAVDGISIGRSADKPDLMVIDGQQKVIRDGLQRAVHAALKDLPIVGRLVNLTSGAETREDETTLTPRSPIAINEIGALLFEHDIPASIHVPATDALLELASYAKAEPEGQPLLAARVHAFFRGLPGLWGCADVACSKLPANIRPGPTGMLYPQSTRECGCRARVFEVHTCRDCGVAYFQAYALNPAQPDFLWAEDVGDLEDVDGVVRPVQILLEDPGFDADKYCTTAFLDPLTGRVGTQSTSARQIWLPRPTKNVEPGHFEKCPHCEGNGSQVMNHQTKGDEPFQELISVQLLDQPARPEAVSPLKGRKSLIFSDGRQAASRLSGKLKDFSLQDSIRPLLLSGLKMLEQRFDEPIALGYAYPAILYACAKFDVNFRLPGSEHEEFARDLRKVRNFVKDHGDLGEFRELAATLNKTRVQSVRAPLTRVLSNRHTGLLPLALAAPQALLTENQIKRLNTLDAPPAGGGTDEEKRRALLDLWIALSLSTGSVMLEGTPSEWIDSREGPQIKRSSGRQTGLFEKLFGARWHRAQFSKNAKPGASWIDFLTDTFAQNENAEGFFVNAAKVRLRPEQEVRWRRCGHCTLAQPENLLMGGTCIQCGKQTALLDPRKDTVFRTRKYLYRKLVERLEAENDQGYVPYPFVAEEHTAQLNDAGQDQAFSRAEWYELRFQDLDVPGPRGERAGAVDVLSCTTTMEVGIDIGSLTAVALRNVPPGRANYQQRAGRAGRRGSSLSTVVTFAGSDSHDQRFFAAPQAMVGGPVPDPVLNLDNREIVQRHAFALMLSLFQQERIEMPEADGDAQASNIFESLGKLSEFRLPDPDGFTFSGLKAWLATNAAFVDAALRDVIPPEAVEEDPELFFSSLPQELLRALDSVGAGEKAVDLVAASPVIAAEEGPVFDFGIDDYGDDGDMGGVPSDNTAEKAHQNADANPEAPLQPQNLLDRLFAKAVLPRYAFPTDVVSFSVFDPSSTSYRADIIYSPQSGLTQALSQYAPGREVWVDGRKFRSMAIYSSFQKDRINAYRAQKLYYECSRCGYAKLEEPDDTHRRGDTEDCPACKKKAGMGPAESWIVPVGFAHPYDEPAELAGAETPLSTRPTRAKLSAPQFEQEQELGKLERPDGSGFAAWASKQTLMVTNLGVRKAGSLETGFHYCPACGRTEPTGWTEGQLTKPQHRRPYPNYGKQPEMCAGYKRAIVLGHDFLTDIALFSFRLSPELQVPAGSTAGRIVLTTIAEALSIAAADLLDIDVADIGGGHRPALNEGGARGSEVEVFLYDTAPGGAGFVRSAARDPGKLLTRALAILETCECSASCYACLRSHKNRWDHADLDRHLGATFLRHILYGERPWVPEHVEDRLLDMLETDLIDAGKTVVRGPDGTLTLPEYDGRTLVISHPLIREQPGSQRAFARGSKPTDRYLDQLLVDRALPAAVLRALDAAMAGDSDDAPFAFADAGVPVYRALSHLEGSGQELPPASEFADIPDAPEGSFIVRLDVETMEIAKPALGQTYPFKKGTWHMFTRVEESRSKTPMLMRRTDGRAFQSSGSEVTFGLVNASVRENGIDRYRIVYASLRPTARAEQVNKDAVEFLGAFHRHMDS
- a CDS encoding AlpA family phage regulatory protein — protein: MRERTHVPVQTAHKAARLRGADRSRIDSRAADAKALARLSPLALALWPTVAKQLSDAGVLDFVDGDSLRAYCEAFARWRAAGDELAVMLIGLGLSASSRSAIEEVQHPPDTSSQAAHRKAMEEPKRRAPTAIMRRPEVERETGLSRSTIYGRIKSGTFPPPVRLGVRSVGWRSADIEAFLTSPADYKTPNDGI
- a CDS encoding site-specific integrase, translated to MASITERGPYQWRAQVRRRGHASQSKTFATKAEAESWANMIESEMAWGAWVSRGKAKTATLCQALRRYETEISRRKRGSVQEASVLKIWMETALAKCPLVAIRTLDIAKLRDEWLEAYKPATVLRRLAVLSHVFSVARKEWGMESLPNPVELVRKPEPGDTRTRRLVAEVHLETAERVRNPDRRAQDGELDRVVAASESALLPPIVWLAVETALRRGEIVSLTWEYVDLPHRVIHLPATGNGTARDVPLSSRAIAILRSMKDRGRAKKSAPRDGAERSNFIFDIRGDAITRAFERAVARARKIYEDECRMARGTPDERFLVDLRFQDLRHEAACRLATIFPLHELARITGHKDLRMLTRYYPQQEEDWAHRLA